A single genomic interval of Drosophila virilis strain 15010-1051.87 chromosome 2, Dvir_AGI_RSII-ME, whole genome shotgun sequence harbors:
- the LOC6629526 gene encoding iron-sulfur cluster assembly 2 homolog, mitochondrial — protein sequence MAFMLRQLARPALQRNLFYSATKLRPAVKDAAAATTTNTQQQLQLSESCLKRLREICNDGSFLRVTVEGGGCSGFQYKFDLDNKLNEDDLQFGEEQAKVVIDTVSLDYCTGATVDYQSELIRAGFRMVANPLAEQGCSCGSSFSVKL from the exons ATGGCTTTCATGTTGCGTCAGCTTGCAAGACCTGCGCTGCAAAG AAATTTGTTCTATTCGGCAACAAAATTGCGTCCAGCCGTCAAAGATGCCGCCGCAGCCACCACAACAAAtacgcaacagcagctgcagttgagTGAAAGTTGTTTGAAACGTTTGCGTGAGATATGCAATGATGGTTCATTTTTGCGCGTTACTGTTGAGGGCGGCGGTTGTTCTGGATTTCaatacaaatttgatttgGACAACAAGCTGAATGAGGATGACCTACAGTTTGGAGAGGAGCAGGCAAAAGTCGTGATTGATACAGTCTCGCTGGACTACTGCACTGGTGCTACCGTAGACTACCAAAGCGAGCTTATAAGAGCTGGGTTTCGCATGGTTGCCAATCCGTTAGCCGAGCAGGGCTGCTCCTGTGGCTCGTCGTTCTCagttaaattgtaa
- the LOC6629525 gene encoding myosin-2 heavy chain, with protein sequence MAEKMTSMDGTVPEAKYHKLASEYSKLRAQAQVLKKAVLDEQAKEANLREQLQQNATSLRRTEQEVDSLGFRNKQLESRVSQLQQELAVHDQAHKKKEPIRRALLGGNKPEPLSEAANLNAAQEALIFEELQRKIMENAQLTSLIDDRQRDLLLHTERISELEQKLEKRIADQNELEKRLRKEVETLQQRNCELETKLVDAASMLGSEDALSATGSDSTPLHNPQQQQQHQLNTNLALTLTAEERIALLEKEAAHWRAQYEVTKLHQSINSNTNVDLSKTVDASSICSCSTAAAGITVKPCCLENKSGQRVRDSLQEPPEPPTKEQLIYSVFSKRYEDLLRLKAVAESRLRSFEQEALHLQICLENATQELKAKDEQLSSLGGALQMLEEELTTTRINYEEQISVLTEQVISLSEQLAACK encoded by the exons ATGGCAGAGAAAATGACTAGCATGGACGGCACAGTGCCGGAGGCCAAGTATCACAAACTGGCGAGTGAATACTCAAAG CTGCGCGCCCAAGCGCAAGTGTTGAAGAAGGCTGTGCTAGATGAGCAAGCGAAGGAGGCGAACCTGCGcgagcaactgcaacagaaCGCAACATCGCTGAGACGAACAGAGCAGGAGGTGGACTCGCTTGGTTTTCGCAATAAACAGCTGGAATCGCGGGTctcgcagctgcagcaggaaCTAGCCGTGCACGACCAGGCGCATAAGAAAAAGGAGCCCATTAGGCGCGCGCTTTTGGGCGGCAATAAACCGGAGCCACTGAGTGAAGCCGCCAACTTAAACGCAGCGCAAGAAGCGCTTATATTCGAGGAGCTGCAGAGAAAAATAATGGAAAACGCACAGCTAACATCATTG ATTGATGATAGACAACGCGACTTGTTGCTGCATACAGAGCGCATTTCAGAACTGGAACAGAAGCTGGAGAAACGAATCGCTGACCAGAACGAATTGGAGAAACGGCTCCGCAAAGAGGTAGAAACGCTGCAGCAAAGAAATTGTGAGCTCGAAACAAAGTTGGTAGATGCTGCTAGCATG CTTGGCAGTGAAGATGCTTTGAGCGCCACTGGCAGTGATAGCACCCCGCTGCACAatccgcaacagcagcaacagcaccagctTAACACCAACTTGGCCTTAACGCTCACTGCCGAAGAACGCATTGCGCTACTGGAAAAGGAGGCGGCGCACTGGCGGGCCCAGTACGAGGTGACGAAACTTCATCAGAGCATAAACTCGAACACAAACGTGGATCTCAGCAAAACAGTCGATGCCAGCAGTATTTGTAGCTGTAGTACAGCTGCAGCGGGCATCACCGTGAAACCATGCTGCCTGGAAAATAAGAGCGGACAGCGTGTGCGCGATTCGCTGCAGGAACCGCCAGAGCCACCTACCAAGGAGCAACTTATATACAGCGTGTTTAGCAAAAGGTACGAAGATTTATTGCGACTGAAGGCTGTGGCCGAGTCGCGTCTGCGCTCATTTGAACAGGAGgcattgcatttgcaaatCTGTCTGGAAAATGCAACGCAAGAACTGAAAGCCAAGGATGAACAGCTGTCCAGCCTAGGCGGTGCACTTCAGATGCTCGAGGAGGAACTG ACCACGACTCGCATCAACTATGAGGAGCAAATCAGTGTCCTAACGGAGCAAGTGATAAGCTTAAGTGAACAACTGGCTGCTTGCAAATGA
- the Jhbp12 gene encoding protein takeout produces MSKQPTVILLLLIAAVAQETAKCVTAAQDLPDNFPKCKRDENFDKCLVDAVNQAIQLLKSGNKELGIPPLEPLTVKKLVIDAGNAPINLRQALKNVKVHDMISTSKIQRYRTDLDKHLIICDSKTDRIEMIGDYEMSGRILLLPITGHGKANITLVNTKIEHRLIGEPFEKDGVKYMRLKEYRVAMDPKRVYLHFENLFNDKTLSEGMNRFLNENWETVFNELKVGYSKSFGLVFRELSNKIFEKVPFDNIFLS; encoded by the exons ATGTCAAAACAGCCGACAGTTatattgctgctgctaatCGCTGCGGTTGCGCAGGAGACCGCAAAATGTGTAACGGCCGCGCAAGATTTGC CCGACAACTTCCCCAAATGCAAACGCGACGAAAACTTTGACAAGTGTCTGGTGGATGCTGTTAATCAGGCCATACAATTGCTCAAAAGTG GCAATAAAGAACTCGGCATTCCGCCACTAGAGCCGCTGACCGTGAAGAAACTAGTTATAGACGCCGGTAATGCGCCTATAAATCTTCGTCAAGCCTTGAAAAATGTGAAGGTGCATGATATGATCTCGACTAGCAAGATCCAACGCTATAG AACCGATTTGGATAAGCATTTAATTATCTGTGATAGTAAAACCGATCGCATTGAGATGATAGGCGATTATGAAATGTCTGGTCGCATTTTACTGCTGCCGATTACTGGCCATGGCAAAGCCAATATTACACTTGTCAATACCAAAATCGAGCACCGTCTGATTGGAGAACCCTTTGAAAAGGATGGTGTTAAGTACATGCGACTAAAGGAGTACCGCGTGGCCATGGATCCTAAGCGcgtttatttacattttgaaaACCTCTTTAATGATAAAACTCTATCTGAGGGAATGAATCGCTTCCTGAATGAAAACTGGGAGACGGTCTTCAACGAATTGAAGGTTGGCTACTCCAAGAGCTTTGGTCTGGTATTCCGAGAGCTTTCGAATAAAATTTTCGAGAAAGTACCCtttgataatatatttttaagttaa
- the LOC6629523 gene encoding uncharacterized protein translates to MHRCYCGQSGGSFAGTGSSILKSTSHVSRLQQHQQQQQQQQQPLRADLLSLTSSSRQSMRPTQFVKRPNLERNAELGLGHSKSELSRNFSRRNSATTTYSHCSSCCSSSGCGALQQQQRDSRVKVLSWGAGEHRNSSINNGHCEHTDNRRLYEQRACAVSRIATEGQGQVQGRSTETPSTLPNPTPECNDELQRLQSLQQFRLLNASECFSAQRQDELRLQQAYDRLGVADNVKWQKNKANECRQQTVKPMTSAGPTPYALRQKLLQLRLQEEEANGRGCGAPCAPLERSCALRYN, encoded by the coding sequence ATGCATAGGTGCTATTGTGGTCAAAGCGGTGGTAGCTTTGCGGGTACGGGCAGCAGCATCTTGAAGTCAACGAGCCACGTCAGCAGActgcagcaacatcagcagcagcagcagcagcagcagcaaccgctACGGGCTGATCTCTTATCGTTGACGTCATCATCCAGGCAGAGCATGCGACCGACACAGTTTGTTAAGCGGCCCAATCTTGAAAGGAACGCCGAGCTGGGCTTGGGTCACTCCAAAAGCGAGCTTAGCCGTAATTTTAGCAGACGCAATTCCGCAACGACCACATACAGTCACTgttccagctgctgcagctctaGTGGGTGCGGCGccctacaacaacaacagcgcgaCAGTCGCGTCAAGGTGCTAAGTTGGGGCGCCGGCGAGCACCGGAATAGCAGCATTAATAACGGCCATTGCGAACACACTGACAACCGACGTCTCTACGAGCAACGCGCTTGCGCCGTCAGCCGCATAGCAACTGAAGGTCAGGGTCAGGTTCAAGGTAGGAGCACAGAGACTCCCTCAACTTTGCCCAACCCCACACCGGAATGCAATGACGAACTGCAGCGCCTCCAGTCGTTACAACAATTCAGGCTGCTCAATGCTAGCGAATGTTTCAGTGCCCAAAGACAGGATGAACTGCGTCTACAGCAAGCCTACGACAGACTAGGCGTGGCTGACAATGTCAAGTGGCAGAAGAACAAAGCCAACGAATGCAGGCAGCAGACCGTAAAGCCAATGACATCGGCAGGTCCGACGCCTTATGCCTTGCGTCAGAAGCTCTTGCAGCTGCGATTACAAGAGGAGGAAGCAAACGGCAGAGGCTGTGGAGCCCCTTGCGCACCGTTGGAGCGAAGCTGTGCCCTGAGATATAATTGA
- the Pp1alpha-96A gene encoding serine/threonine-protein phosphatase alpha-1 isoform, with translation MSDIMNIDSIISRLLEVRGARPGKNVQLSESEIRSLCLKSREIFLSQPILLELEAPLKICGDIHGQYYDLLRLFEYGGFPPESNYLFLGDYVDRGKQSLETICLLLAYKIKYSENFFLLRGNHECASINRIYGFYDECKRRYTIKLWKTFTDCFNCLPVAAIVDEKIFCCHGGLSPDLSSMEQIRRIMRPTDVPDQGLLCDLLWSDPDKDTMGWGENDRGVSFTFGAEVVGKFLQKHEFDLICRAHQVVEDGYEFFAKRQLVTLFSAPNYCGEFDNAGAMMSVDDTLMCSFQILKPADKRRFVYPNFGSSGRPLTPPRGANNKNKKK, from the exons ATGTCCGACATCATGAATATTGACAGCATTATCTCGCGCCTGCTGGAAG TGCGTGGTGCACGTCCAGGCAAAAATGTGCAGTTATCGGAGAGCGAAATACGGAGTTTATGCTTGAAATCGCGTGAAATATTCCTATCACAGCCCATACTTTTGGAACTGGAGGCTCCGCTCAAGATATGCGGTGACATACACGGACAATATTACGATCTATTGCGTTTGTTTGAATACGGCGGTTTCCCGCCCGAATCGAATTATCTATTCCTTGGCGATTATGTGGATCGTGGCAAACAATCTCTGGAGACGATATGCCTCTTGTTGgcatataaaatcaaatattcagagaatttttttttgctgcgcGGCAATCACGAATGCGCCAGCATCAATCGCATCTACGG GTTCTATGATGAATGCAAGCGACGCTACACCATAAAGCTGTGGAAAACATTTACGGATTGCTTTAACTGCCTGCCCGTGGCGGCAATTGTggatgaaaaaatattttgctgtcACGGCGGCCTGAGTCCCGATTTGTCCTCAATGGAACAAATCCGACGCATTATGCGACCAACGGACGTGCCAGATCAGGGCCTCCTTTGCGATCTCTTGTGGTCGGACCCCGACAAGGATACCATGGGCTGGGGTGAGAATGATCGCGGTGTAAGCTTCACGTTTGGAGCAGag gTTGTGGGCAAATTTCTACAGAAGCATGAGTTCGACCTAATATGTCGTGCACATCAGGTTGTGGAGGATGGTTACGAGTTCTTTGCCAAGCGCCAGCTGGTTACACTCTTCTCGGCGCCCAACTATTGCGGTGAATTTGACAATGCGG GTGCCATGATGTCCGTGGATGACACATTGATGTGCTCCTTTCAGATATTGAAACCCGCCGATAAGCGACGATTTGTTTATCCAAACTTTGGCAGCTCAGGGCGTCCGCTAACACCGCCCCGCGGcgcaaacaacaagaataagaaaaaataa
- the DZIP1 gene encoding cilium assembly protein DZIP1L, whose protein sequence is MGYKGNFPQMMREAGFKLRQYRDGPLDWRLMGSYETDRILREQNLEVVDDALQHLSEAPLGTVLETRILDGGIAKYFVMSQYAIQYLLCCRTYLDESVGELREAHETAQQEIAKLRKSLSESNNEVVQLHKRITQIETIREVVFPCHLCTKNFISNEALNIHIGRKHRVGTPTTSLAGGVSAKDKDNDMQLINAIKMELEIKQLKERLNAAERNIKERSGSSKLPASPRRDQATATMSMRNVGIQSNLANYKEKDELSNEALNSEAGERKEQLHGLAERLSNFEAWQTQLKQSNEEFIRDINQKLTDLSRAMEQTKLEAEAKVTTVTPAHAEERVATPSLEDLERILTDKVAEIGKVSANKLEEVVRHLEMGYKEKLDALERDLKRLSQRKETAIVVQPPANPSKIPKPKPLPKKEESMERIKRKVETEFLNAKRDDDTYSIEEPPAQSAQQQGQQKQHAVTHAPEQPSGNSSGSHPTYTKPTAEPFRNEPEPKPSTSQTETQETTDISESLAEEESVSDEGSEPLTSEPERRVFMSPKSKTTKKARVPPKPPKPLTRKDARKLVNLKLNPHGFNMKTKSLSNTSLKRVSAELAQHRNRLKLDYPHFYTTRNRIRIFVEKLCSAKMPERAQVLLKTKTPLQPMDVPKRRTGLPATTDDDDGENDASERTSVSQEEEEVDEASTTSSKPQRQEQHLNFKAQLEQMLAKPVAQVIAKPTLGQTQQAKPMPLPRKRVMFNTLGSGKSIDTNDE, encoded by the exons ATGGGTTACAAGGGCAACTTTCCGCAGATGATGCGAGAGGCGGGCTTTAAGCTGCGCCAGTACCGGGACGGGCCTTTGGATTGGCGACTAATGG GTTCCTATGAAACGGATCGAATTTTGCGTGAACAGAACTTGGAAGTGGTGGACGATGCACTGCAGCATTTATCCGAGGCACCACTGGGCACAGTGCTGGAGACACGCATTCTAGACGGCGGCATAGCCAAGTACTTTGTAATGTCGCAATATGCCATCCAGTATCTACTTTGCTGTCGCACCTACCTAGATGAGAGCGTCGGCGAGCTGCGCGAGGCGCACGAAACGGCCCAACAGGAGATTGCCAAGCTACGCAAATCGCTCAGCGAGTCGAACAACGAGGTGGTGCAGCTGCACAAGAGGATCACCCAAATCGAGACCATACGCGAGGTAGTCTTTCCCTGTCATCTGTGCACCAAAAATTTCATAAGCAACGAGGCTCTCAATATACACATTGGCCGGAAGCATCGGGTAGGTACACCCACCACCAGCCTGGCGGGCGGTGTTTCTGCCAAGGACAAGGACAACGACATGCAGCTCATTAATGCCATCAAAATGGAGCTGGAGATCAAGCAGCTGAAGGAGCGCCTCAATGCAGCCGAGCGCAACATAAAGGAgcgcagcggcagctctaAGCTCCCTGCCAGCCCACGACGGGATCAGGCAACAGCTACGATGAGCATGCGTAATGTGGGGATACAAAGCAATTTGGCGAACTACAAGGAAAAGGATGAACTCAGCAATGAGGCGCTGAACTCAGAGGCTGGTGAGCGCAAGGAGCAGCTCCATGGCCTGGCCGAACGTCTCAGTAACTTTGAGGCGTGGCAGACGCAGCTCAAGCAGAGCAACGAGGAATTCATCAGGGACATTAACCAAAAGCTCACAGACCTAAGTCGAGCAATGGAGCAGACCAAGCTTGAAGCAGAAGCAAAAGTTACGACCGTAACGCCAGCACATGCCGAGGAGCGTGTGGCCACCCCTTCCTTGGAGGATTTGGAGCGCATACTCACCGATAAGGTGGCCGAAATAGGCAAAGTCAGCGCTAATAAGCTGGAGGAGGTGGTGCGGCACCTGGAAATGGGCTACAAAGAGAAACTCGATGCACTGGAGCGCGACCTGAAAAGGTTGAGCCAACGAAAGGAAACCGCCATTGTGGTGCAGCCACCAGCAAACCCATCAAAAATACCCAAGCCCAAACCATTGCCGAAAAAGGAGGAAAGCATGGAGCGTATTAAACGGAAGGTGGAAACGGAGTTTCTCAACGCAAAACGTGATGATGACACCTATTCCATAGAAGAGCCGCCAGCTCAGTCGGCGCAGCAGCAGggacagcagaagcagcatgCGGTGACTCACGCGCCAGAGCAGCCCAGTGGCAACAGCTCGGGTAGCCATCCGACCTACACAAAGCCCACAGCTGAGCCTTTTAGAAACGAACCCGAGCCCAAGCCCAGCACCAGCCAGACCGAGACGCAGGAAACCACCGATATAAGCGAAAGCCTCGCCGAAGAGGAGAGCGTCAGCGATGAAGGCAGTGAGCCTTTGACATCCGAGCCGGAACGAAGAGTGTTCATGTCgccaaaaagcaaaactaCCAAAAAAGCAAG AGTTCCGCCAAAGCCACCGAAGCCGTTGACGCGCAAGGATGCGCGCAAGCTGGTTAACCTCAAGCTAAATCCGCATGGATTTAATATGAAAACAAAGAGTTTATCCAACACATCGCTGAAGCGTGTCAGCGCCGAGCTAGCACAGCATCGCAATAGGCTGAAATTG GACTACCCTCATTTCTATACCACGCGCAATCGCATACGCATATTTGTGGAAAAACTTTGCTCCGCCAAGATGCCGGAACGTGCTCAGGTTCTGTTGAAAACCAAGACGCCGCTGCAGCCAATGGATGTGCCCAAACGTCGAACCGGCTTGCCAGCAACCACAGACGATGATGACGGGGAAAATGATGCTAGTGAACGGACATCAGTATCACAGGAGGAAGAGGAAGTGGATGAGGCGTCAACTACAAGCTCCAAGCCACAGAGACAAgagcaacatttaaatttcaagGCTCAATTAGAGCAAATGCTGGCCAAGCCTGTGGCTCAAGTAATTGCCAAGCCCACGCTCGGACAAACGCAACAAGCGAAACCTATGCCGCTGCCCCGTAAGCGCGTTATGTTCAATACGCTGGGCAGCGGCAAAAGTATTGATACCAATGACGAATAA
- the nAChRbeta2 gene encoding acetylcholine receptor subunit beta-like 2 isoform X1: protein MCRWLWLGLFLLLPLANTTPPVSFEANPDTKRLYDDLLSNYNRLIRPVVNNTETLTVWLGLKLSQLIEVNLKNQVMTTNLWVKQRWFDYKLRWDPEEYGGVEQLYVPSEHIWVPDIVLYNNWDGNYEVTLMTKATLKYTGEVFWEPPAIYKSSCEMNVEYFPYDEQICFMKFGSWTYNGAQVDLKHLDQVPGSNLVQVGIDLSEFYLSVEWDILEVPATKNEEYYPDTLEPFSDITFKLTMRRKTLFYTVNLIVPCVALTFLTVLVFYLPSDSGEKVTLCISILVSLTVFFLLLAEIIPPTSLAVPLLGKYLLFTMILVSLSVWTTVCVLNIHFRSPSTHNMSPLVRKLFLHFMPKLMMMRRTQYTLPDYDDSTPSNGYTNEIDVRDSISDFPSEFKDSQDGAYDNGIQHSVDLTDSDNVIPRNLTPEVLQALRAVRFIAQHIKDADKDNEIVEDWKFVSMVLDRFFLWLFTLSCVFGTCAIICQSPSLYDTRSPVDRLYSEIPLRKSNFMLPPDIVRQVVN from the exons ATGTGTCGCTGGCTTTGGTTGGGATTAttcctgctgctgcccttGGCAAATACGACGC CGCCAGTTAGCTTTGAGGCGAATCCGGACACGAAACGCCTATATGATGATTTATTGAGTAATTATAATCGCTTGATACGGCCCGTTGTGAACAATACAGAGACCCTCACGGTTTGGCTGGGCCTGAAGCTGTCCCAGCTGATTGAGGTCAATCTAAAGAATCAGGTGATGACCACCAATTTGTGGGTCAAGCAG CGCTGGTTTGACTATAAGCTGCGCTGGGATCCGGAGGAGTACGGCGGCGTGGAGCAGTTGTATGTGCCCTCCGAGCACATTTGGGTGCCCGACATTGTGCTCTATAATAACTGGGATGGTAACTATGAG GTCACACTCATGACAAAGGCAACCCTGAAATATACGGGGGAGGTGTTTTGGGAGCCACCAGCGATTTACAAGTCATCCTGTGAAATGAACGTCGAATATTTTCCTTACGATGAACAAATTTGTTTCATGAAATTTGGCTCATGGACCTATAACGGCGCCCAAGTGGATCTAAAACATTTGGATCAG GTGCCTGGCAGCAATCTTGTGCAGGTGGGTATCGATTTAAGTGAATTCTATTTGTCTGTCGAGTGGGATATACTCGAAGTGCCGGCTACTAAAAACGAGGAATACTATCCGGACACATTGGAGCCATTTTCAG ATATTACCTTCAAGTTGACCATGCGCCGCAAAACGTTGTTTTATACGGTGAATTTGATTGTGCCCTGCGTGGCATTAACTTTTCTCACCGTGTTGGTCTTTTATCTGCCCAGCGATTCGGGCGAAAAG GTTACGTTATGTATTTCAATACTCGTGTCTTTGACTGTGTTCTTCTTGCTATTGGCCGAAATAATACCGCCCACATCGTTGGCGGTGCCCCTGCTGGGCAAGTACCTACTCTTTACCATGATActcgtctctctgtctgtttgGACAACGGTCTGCGTGCTCAACATACACTTCAG GTCCCCATCGACCCACAACATGTCGCCGCTAGTTCGCAAATTGTTCCTGCACTTCATGCCCaagctgatgatgatgcgaCGCACTCAGTACACTCTGCCCGACTACGACGATTCGACGCCCAGCAATGGCTATACCAACGAGATCGATGTACG cGACAGCATCAGCGACTTTCCCAGCGAGTTTAAAGACAGCCAGGACGGCGCTTACGATAATGGCATACAGCACTCAGTGG ACTTGACAGATTCTGACAATGTGATACCGCGCAACTTAACACCCGAAGTGCTGCAGGCATTGCGTGCGGTCAGATTTATTGCGCAGCATATCAAGGATGCCGACAAGGATAACGAG aTTGTCGAAGATTGGAAATTTGTGTCCATGGTCCTGGATCGCTTCTTCCTCTGGTTGTTTACGCTGTCGTGTGTATTCGGTACTTGCGCCATCATCTGCCAGTCGCCCTCACTTTATGACACCCGCTCACCCGTCGACAGGCTGTACAGTGAGATTCCATTGCGTAAAAGCAATTTCATGCTGCCGCCGGACATTGTCAGGCAGGTAGTTAATTAG
- the nAChRbeta2 gene encoding acetylcholine receptor subunit beta-like 2 isoform X2 has translation MCRWLWLGLFLLLPLANTTPPVSFEANPDTKRLYDDLLSNYNRLIRPVVNNTETLTVWLGLKLSQLIEVNLKNQVMTTNLWVKQRWFDYKLRWDPEEYGGVEQLYVPSEHIWVPDIVLYNNWDGNYEVTLMTKATLKYTGEVFWEPPAIYKSSCEMNVEYFPYDEQICFMKFGSWTYNGAQVDLKHLDQVPGSNLVQVGIDLSEFYLSVEWDILEVPATKNEEYYPDTLEPFSDITFKLTMRRKTLFYTVNLIVPCVALTFLTVLVFYLPSDSGEKVTLCISILVSLTVFFLLLAEIIPPTSLAVPLLGKYLLFTMILVSLSVWTTVCVLNIHFRSPSTHNMSPLVRKLFLHFMPKLMMMRRTQYTLPDYDDSTPSNGYTNEIDVRDSISDFPSEFKDSQDGAYDNGIQHSVDSDNVIPRNLTPEVLQALRAVRFIAQHIKDADKDNEIVEDWKFVSMVLDRFFLWLFTLSCVFGTCAIICQSPSLYDTRSPVDRLYSEIPLRKSNFMLPPDIVRQVVN, from the exons ATGTGTCGCTGGCTTTGGTTGGGATTAttcctgctgctgcccttGGCAAATACGACGC CGCCAGTTAGCTTTGAGGCGAATCCGGACACGAAACGCCTATATGATGATTTATTGAGTAATTATAATCGCTTGATACGGCCCGTTGTGAACAATACAGAGACCCTCACGGTTTGGCTGGGCCTGAAGCTGTCCCAGCTGATTGAGGTCAATCTAAAGAATCAGGTGATGACCACCAATTTGTGGGTCAAGCAG CGCTGGTTTGACTATAAGCTGCGCTGGGATCCGGAGGAGTACGGCGGCGTGGAGCAGTTGTATGTGCCCTCCGAGCACATTTGGGTGCCCGACATTGTGCTCTATAATAACTGGGATGGTAACTATGAG GTCACACTCATGACAAAGGCAACCCTGAAATATACGGGGGAGGTGTTTTGGGAGCCACCAGCGATTTACAAGTCATCCTGTGAAATGAACGTCGAATATTTTCCTTACGATGAACAAATTTGTTTCATGAAATTTGGCTCATGGACCTATAACGGCGCCCAAGTGGATCTAAAACATTTGGATCAG GTGCCTGGCAGCAATCTTGTGCAGGTGGGTATCGATTTAAGTGAATTCTATTTGTCTGTCGAGTGGGATATACTCGAAGTGCCGGCTACTAAAAACGAGGAATACTATCCGGACACATTGGAGCCATTTTCAG ATATTACCTTCAAGTTGACCATGCGCCGCAAAACGTTGTTTTATACGGTGAATTTGATTGTGCCCTGCGTGGCATTAACTTTTCTCACCGTGTTGGTCTTTTATCTGCCCAGCGATTCGGGCGAAAAG GTTACGTTATGTATTTCAATACTCGTGTCTTTGACTGTGTTCTTCTTGCTATTGGCCGAAATAATACCGCCCACATCGTTGGCGGTGCCCCTGCTGGGCAAGTACCTACTCTTTACCATGATActcgtctctctgtctgtttgGACAACGGTCTGCGTGCTCAACATACACTTCAG GTCCCCATCGACCCACAACATGTCGCCGCTAGTTCGCAAATTGTTCCTGCACTTCATGCCCaagctgatgatgatgcgaCGCACTCAGTACACTCTGCCCGACTACGACGATTCGACGCCCAGCAATGGCTATACCAACGAGATCGATGTACG cGACAGCATCAGCGACTTTCCCAGCGAGTTTAAAGACAGCCAGGACGGCGCTTACGATAATGGCATACAGCACTCAGTGG ATTCTGACAATGTGATACCGCGCAACTTAACACCCGAAGTGCTGCAGGCATTGCGTGCGGTCAGATTTATTGCGCAGCATATCAAGGATGCCGACAAGGATAACGAG aTTGTCGAAGATTGGAAATTTGTGTCCATGGTCCTGGATCGCTTCTTCCTCTGGTTGTTTACGCTGTCGTGTGTATTCGGTACTTGCGCCATCATCTGCCAGTCGCCCTCACTTTATGACACCCGCTCACCCGTCGACAGGCTGTACAGTGAGATTCCATTGCGTAAAAGCAATTTCATGCTGCCGCCGGACATTGTCAGGCAGGTAGTTAATTAG